One Thermus oshimai DSM 12092 genomic window carries:
- a CDS encoding transposase has product VLDRAGWHTSGRLEVPEGIRLVFLPPYSPELQPAERVWPLVNEAVANRYFATLEEMMGVVAERCRTLEEDPATVRRHTLFHWWPRVKEST; this is encoded by the coding sequence GTTTTGGACCGGGCGGGGTGGCACACGTCTGGGCGGTTGGAGGTACCGGAGGGGATCCGCTTGGTCTTTCTGCCACCTTACAGTCCTGAGCTGCAACCGGCGGAGCGGGTGTGGCCGTTGGTGAACGAGGCGGTGGCCAACCGGTACTTTGCGACCCTGGAGGAGATGATGGGGGTGGTGGCCGAGCGGTGCCGGACCCTTGAGGAGGACCCAGCCACGGTGCGCAGGCATACCCTCTTTCACTGGTGGCCTAGGGTGAAGGAATCTACGTAA